From the genome of Pseudomonas hamedanensis:
TCATAGCCGTGGCCAATACGCATAAAAAAAACGCCCCGATTTTTGTCAGGGCGTGATTCTACCTGCTTTGTCAGACATTAGGCGCCTAGAGCGCGCGCGTGATGCTGCAAGTGGTCGTCAATAAAGCTTGAGATGAAGAAATAGCTATGGTCGTAGCCCGGTTGCAGGCGCAACGTCAGCGGGTGGCCCGCCTGTTTCGCCGCTTGTTGCAGCGCTTCGGGTTTGAGCTGGGAGGCGAGGAAATCGTCGCGATCACCTTGATCGACCAGCAGCGGCAGCTTCTCCGAGGCCTCCGCGATCAGCGCACAGGCGTCCCACTCTTTCCACTTGGAACGGTCTTCGCCCAGGTAATGAGAGAAGGCTTTCTGACCCCAAGGGCAATCAATCGGATGGGTAATCGGCGAAAACGCCGAAACCGACAGGTAACGCCCCGGATTGCGCAATGCACACACCAAAGCACCGTGACCGCCCATGGAGTGGCCGCTGATGCTGCGTTTGTCGGAAGCGGGGAAATGCGCTTCAACCAGTGAAGGCAATTCCTGCACGACATAGTCATGCATCCGATAGTGGCGTGCCCAGGGTTCCTGCGTGGCATTCAGATAAAACCCGGCGCCGAGGCCAAAATCCCAAGCCTTGTCCGCATCGTCCGGAACATCCGGGCCACGCGGGCTGGTGTCTGGCGCAACGATGATCAGCCCGAGCTCGGCGGCCATGCGCATCGCACCGGCCTTTTGCATGAAGTTCTCATCGGTGCAGGTCAAACCCGACAACCAGTACAGCACCGGTAGCTGGCCGCCCTGCTCTGCCTGCGGCGGCAGGTACACGGCGAACACCATGTCGCAATCAAGCACCTCGGAGCGATGGCGATAGCGCTTGTGCCAACCGCCGAAACTCTTCTGACAGGAAATGTTTTCCAGATTCATAGCACTTCAGCCGCAAGCTGCGAGCGTCAAGCTGCAAGAGGGCGTTGCGCCTGCTTGCAGCTAATGGCTTGTAGCTTGTCGCTGCTCCTTAGAAATGAATGACTGTGCGGATGCTCTTGCCTTCATGCATCAGATCGAACGCCTTGTTGATATCTTCCAAGCCCATGGTGTGGGTGATGAAAGTGTCCAGCGGGATTTCGCCGCTCTGGGCCATATCGACGTAGCTTGGCAATTCGCTACGGCCACGCACGCCGCCGAACGCCGAACCGCGCCAGACGCGACCGGTGACCAACTGGAACGGCCGGGTAGCGATTTCCTGGCCGGCGCCGGCAACGCCGATGATCACCGACTCGCCCCAGCCTTTGTGGCAGCATTCAAGCGCGGCGCGCATCAGTTGCACGTTGCCGATGCACTCGAAGGAGAAGTCGACGCCGCCATCGGTCATGTCGACGATGACTTCCTGGATCGGACGATCGAAGTCCTTCGGATTCACGCAATCGGTGGCACCCAGTTGTTTGGCGATTTCGAATTTGGCCGGGTTGATGTCGATCGCGATGATCCGTGCAGCCTTGGCTTTCACTGCGCCGATCACGGCGGACAGACCGATACCGCCGAGGCCGAAGATGGCCACGGTGTCGCCTGGTTTGACCTTGGCGGTATTAATCACCGCACCGATGCCGGTGGTGACACCGCAGCCGAGCAGGCAGACCTTCTCCAGCGGCGCGTCCTTGGCGATCTTGGCCACGGAAATTTCCGGCAGCACGGAGTATTCCGAGAACGTCGAGGTGCCCATGTAGTGGAAAATCGTTTCGCCCTTGTAGGAAAAACGCGACGTGCCGTCAGGCATCAAGCCCTTGCCCTGGGTCGCACGAATCGCCTGACACAGGTTGGTCTTGCCCGACTTGCAGAATTTGCACTGGCCGCATTCCGGGGTGTACAGCGGAATGACGTGATCGCCTACAGCGACCGAGGTCACGCCCTCGCCAATGGCCTCAACGATGGCGCCACCTTCGTGACCGAGGATCGACGGGAAGATGCCTTCCGGATCGGCGCCGGACAAGGTGTAGGCGTCCGTGTGGCAAACCCCGGAAGCGACAACGCGCAGCAGCACTTCACCCGCCTTGGGCATGGCGACATCGACTTCTACGATTTCCAGCGGCTTCTTGGCCTCGAAGGCAACGGCGGCGCGTGACTTGATCATGCTGACTCTCCAGTGAATCCAATGAATATAAAACAGACAAACAGTGTAGTTCAGCGCTCAGTGATTAATAATCCGAACAAATGCAAAATATTATTGCTGTACAGGGACAATCTTCATGTCGGAAAACCGTTGGGAAGGCATCGACGAGTTCGTTGCCGTCGCCGAATGCAGCCAATTCACCGCAGCGGCAGAGCGACTCGGGGTTTCGTCCTCGCACGTCAGTCGCCAAATCGTCCGGCTGGAGGAACGTTTACAGACGCGCCTGCTGTATCGCAGCACCCGGCGGGTGACGCTGACCGAGGCAGGGCAGACTTTCCTCCAGCATTGTCAGCGCTTGCAGGATGGCCGCGAAGAGGCGTTGCGCGCGGTTGGCGACCTGACCAGTGAACCGAAAGGCATGCTGCGCATGACCTGTGCCGTGGCCTATGGCGAACGGTTTATCGTGCCGCTGGTGACGCGATTCATGGGGCTTTACCCGCAACTGCGCATCGATATCGAACTGAGCAATCGCCAACTGGACCTGGTGCACGAGGGTCTGGACTTGGCAATCCGCCTCGGCCGGCTGCAGGATTCGCGACTGGTCGCCACTCGCCTGGCACCACGGCGCATGTACCTGTGCGCATCGCCGTCCTACCTGGAACGGTACGGTCGCCCACACAGTTTGTCGGAGCTGAGTCGGCATAATTGCCTGATTGGCAGCTCGGACATCTGGCAACTGGAACAGAACGGGCGGGAATTTTCCCAGCGGGTGCAGGGCAACTGGCGTTGCAACAGTGGGCAGGCGGTATTGGACGCGGCGCTGCAAGGGGTGGGATTGTGTCAACTGCCGGATTACTACGTGCTTGAACATTTGCACAGCGGCGCGTTGATTTCCTTGCTGGAGGCGCACCAGCCGCCGAATACGGCGGTGTGGGCGTTGTATCCGCAGCAGCGGCATTTGTCGCCGAAGGTGCGCAAGTTGGTGGACTTTTTGAAGGTGGGGTTGGCTGAGCGGCCGGAGTACAGGGAGTAAATCATGTGTTGCCCGGACGGGCGCTATCGCGA
Proteins encoded in this window:
- the fghA gene encoding S-formylglutathione hydrolase; translated protein: MNLENISCQKSFGGWHKRYRHRSEVLDCDMVFAVYLPPQAEQGGQLPVLYWLSGLTCTDENFMQKAGAMRMAAELGLIIVAPDTSPRGPDVPDDADKAWDFGLGAGFYLNATQEPWARHYRMHDYVVQELPSLVEAHFPASDKRSISGHSMGGHGALVCALRNPGRYLSVSAFSPITHPIDCPWGQKAFSHYLGEDRSKWKEWDACALIAEASEKLPLLVDQGDRDDFLASQLKPEALQQAAKQAGHPLTLRLQPGYDHSYFFISSFIDDHLQHHARALGA
- a CDS encoding LysR substrate-binding domain-containing protein; translation: MSENRWEGIDEFVAVAECSQFTAAAERLGVSSSHVSRQIVRLEERLQTRLLYRSTRRVTLTEAGQTFLQHCQRLQDGREEALRAVGDLTSEPKGMLRMTCAVAYGERFIVPLVTRFMGLYPQLRIDIELSNRQLDLVHEGLDLAIRLGRLQDSRLVATRLAPRRMYLCASPSYLERYGRPHSLSELSRHNCLIGSSDIWQLEQNGREFSQRVQGNWRCNSGQAVLDAALQGVGLCQLPDYYVLEHLHSGALISLLEAHQPPNTAVWALYPQQRHLSPKVRKLVDFLKVGLAERPEYRE
- a CDS encoding S-(hydroxymethyl)glutathione dehydrogenase/class III alcohol dehydrogenase, with the translated sequence MIKSRAAVAFEAKKPLEIVEVDVAMPKAGEVLLRVVASGVCHTDAYTLSGADPEGIFPSILGHEGGAIVEAIGEGVTSVAVGDHVIPLYTPECGQCKFCKSGKTNLCQAIRATQGKGLMPDGTSRFSYKGETIFHYMGTSTFSEYSVLPEISVAKIAKDAPLEKVCLLGCGVTTGIGAVINTAKVKPGDTVAIFGLGGIGLSAVIGAVKAKAARIIAIDINPAKFEIAKQLGATDCVNPKDFDRPIQEVIVDMTDGGVDFSFECIGNVQLMRAALECCHKGWGESVIIGVAGAGQEIATRPFQLVTGRVWRGSAFGGVRGRSELPSYVDMAQSGEIPLDTFITHTMGLEDINKAFDLMHEGKSIRTVIHF